The Candidatus Caccoplasma merdavium genome has a segment encoding these proteins:
- a CDS encoding chaperone modulator CbpM, whose translation MTNDFIIISDYCKRCHVEPDFIFTLGEDGLIDISVVDELRCFPEAQLPELERYVHLHYDLSINHEGLGAVRHLLSQIEDLQKEVLRLQNELRFYRSFDWE comes from the coding sequence ATGACGAACGATTTCATTATCATAAGCGACTATTGCAAAAGGTGTCACGTCGAGCCCGACTTTATCTTTACGTTGGGCGAAGACGGATTGATAGATATATCTGTTGTCGATGAGTTGAGATGCTTTCCCGAGGCTCAGTTGCCTGAGCTCGAACGCTATGTGCACCTTCATTATGACCTCTCGATAAACCACGAAGGACTCGGTGCCGTGCGTCACTTGCTGTCGCAAATCGAAGATTTGCAGAAAGAGGTGCTCCGCCTGCAAAATGAGTTGCGCTTCTATCGCTCATTCGATTGGGAATAA
- a CDS encoding anaerobic ribonucleoside triphosphate reductase translates to MIQTIIKRDGRIVGFNEEKIMAAIRKAMLHTEKGEDEPLIRKITDRIACNGREQMSVEEIQDWVEMELMKSPRKEVAKKYIAYRDQRSIARKAKTREMFLDIINAKSNDITRENANMNADTPAGMMMKFASESTKPFVDDYLLSDETRDALRHGYIHIHDKDYYPTKSLTCVQHPLDKILKKGFCAGHGEARPAKRIETASILGCISMETAQNEMHGGQAIPAFDFYLAPYVRLSYIEEIKGLEKFTAADYSHLYDAPIDDYLYHDLDGLTGDARIKQQAINNTVRRVHQSMEAFIHNMNAIHSRGGNQVVFSSINYGTDTSAEGRCIIREILISTYEGVGNGSTAIFPIQIWKKKRGVSYLPTDRNYDLYCYACRVTARRFFPNFLNLDAPFNHHEQWREDDPERYKYEVATMGCRTRVFENRFGEKTSIGRGNLSFTTLNLPRMAIECMSITNREDRINAFFAKLDEILDVTARQLEDRYNFQKTTLAKQFPLLMSMLWVGCEKLKPGEPIADVINQGTLGIGFIGLAETLVALTGKHHGEDADAQALGLRIITYMRDRANEFSAQYHHNFSILATPAEGLSGKFTAKDRKEFGIIPGVTDKEYYTNSNHVPVYYKCSPRHKAEVEAPYHDLTRGGHIFYVEIDGDATHNPEAIMDIVDLMDKYDIGYGSVNHNRNRCMDCGYEDAQDGLDVCPQCGSHHIDRLQRITGYLVGATDRWNHAKLAELHDRVVHK, encoded by the coding sequence ATGATACAAACCATTATCAAACGTGACGGTCGCATTGTCGGCTTCAACGAAGAGAAAATCATGGCGGCCATTCGCAAGGCAATGCTTCATACCGAAAAAGGTGAAGATGAGCCGCTCATTCGCAAAATTACCGACCGCATTGCTTGCAACGGCCGCGAACAGATGAGTGTCGAGGAGATACAAGACTGGGTGGAGATGGAGTTGATGAAAAGTCCGCGCAAGGAGGTGGCCAAGAAATACATCGCCTATCGCGACCAGCGCAGCATTGCCCGTAAAGCCAAGACGCGTGAGATGTTCCTCGATATTATCAACGCCAAGTCGAACGATATCACCCGGGAGAACGCCAACATGAATGCCGACACGCCGGCCGGCATGATGATGAAGTTTGCCAGTGAGTCCACCAAGCCTTTTGTCGATGATTACCTCCTGAGCGATGAGACGCGCGATGCCCTCCGTCACGGATACATACATATACACGACAAGGACTATTACCCCACAAAGAGTTTGACCTGTGTGCAACACCCGCTCGACAAGATTCTCAAAAAAGGGTTTTGTGCCGGTCACGGCGAGGCGCGTCCGGCCAAACGCATCGAGACGGCCAGCATATTGGGGTGCATATCCATGGAGACGGCACAGAACGAGATGCACGGCGGTCAGGCCATTCCCGCGTTCGACTTTTACCTGGCCCCTTATGTGCGACTCAGTTACATCGAAGAGATAAAAGGGCTCGAAAAATTTACCGCAGCCGACTATTCCCATCTCTATGATGCCCCCATCGATGATTATCTCTATCACGACCTCGACGGTCTCACGGGCGATGCCCGCATCAAACAGCAGGCCATCAATAACACGGTGCGACGCGTGCACCAGTCGATGGAGGCATTTATCCATAATATGAATGCAATACATTCCCGCGGTGGAAACCAAGTGGTTTTCAGTTCGATAAATTATGGAACCGACACATCGGCCGAGGGGCGTTGCATCATACGGGAAATTCTGATTAGCACCTACGAAGGCGTGGGGAATGGTTCTACGGCCATATTCCCCATACAAATCTGGAAAAAGAAACGGGGGGTAAGTTATCTGCCTACCGACCGCAACTACGACCTCTATTGCTATGCCTGCCGAGTGACGGCCCGTCGTTTCTTCCCCAACTTCCTCAATCTCGACGCCCCTTTCAATCACCATGAGCAGTGGCGCGAAGATGACCCCGAACGTTATAAATACGAGGTGGCGACGATGGGTTGCCGCACCCGTGTCTTTGAAAATCGGTTTGGTGAGAAAACCTCCATTGGCCGGGGAAATCTCTCTTTTACGACGCTCAACCTGCCGCGCATGGCCATAGAGTGCATGTCGATAACCAATCGCGAAGACCGCATCAATGCCTTTTTTGCCAAGCTCGATGAGATTCTCGATGTGACGGCCCGTCAGTTGGAAGACCGCTACAATTTCCAGAAAACCACATTGGCCAAACAGTTCCCGTTGTTGATGTCGATGTTGTGGGTGGGGTGTGAAAAACTCAAACCCGGAGAGCCCATAGCCGATGTCATCAATCAAGGGACCTTGGGCATCGGATTCATCGGACTGGCCGAGACACTGGTGGCTCTCACGGGCAAGCATCACGGCGAAGATGCCGACGCTCAGGCACTGGGGTTGCGCATCATCACTTACATGCGCGACAGGGCCAACGAATTTTCTGCGCAGTACCACCATAATTTCAGTATCTTGGCAACTCCGGCCGAAGGTTTGTCGGGAAAATTTACCGCCAAGGACCGCAAGGAATTTGGTATCATACCCGGCGTTACCGACAAGGAATACTATACCAATTCCAACCATGTGCCGGTTTACTATAAGTGCAGCCCCCGCCACAAGGCCGAAGTCGAGGCACCTTATCACGACCTCACGCGCGGCGGACACATCTTCTATGTCGAGATCGATGGCGACGCCACGCACAATCCCGAGGCCATCATGGATATTGTCGACTTGATGGACAAATATGACATCGGCTACGGGTCGGTCAATCACAACCGGAACCGCTGCATGGATTGCGGGTATGAAGACGCACAAGACGGTCTCGACGTGTGCCCCCAATGCGGAAGTCACCACATCGACCGCCTGCAACGCATTACCGGTTACCTCGTTGGGGCGACCGACCGTTGGAATCACGCTAAACTGGCAGAACTGCATGACCGTGTCGTCCATAAATAA
- the nrdG gene encoding anaerobic ribonucleoside-triphosphate reductase activating protein gives MLSVLDIIEGTSVDGVGLRTSIYFAGCENGCVGCHNPQSWDMDNGVRYSVEYLYERVRSADMPVTFSGGDPMLQAASLLPLARRIKEEAHKNIWCYTGYRFESLLERPVTRELLAYVDVLVDGPFILAERDLSLHFRGSRNQRLIDVPRSLKEAHTIEYLLQTHIR, from the coding sequence ATGCTCTCGGTGCTTGACATCATCGAGGGAACCTCGGTCGACGGGGTGGGGTTGCGCACTTCGATATACTTTGCCGGTTGCGAAAACGGTTGCGTGGGCTGTCACAATCCCCAGTCGTGGGATATGGACAATGGTGTGAGATATTCGGTCGAGTATCTGTACGAGCGAGTTCGTTCCGCCGATATGCCGGTGACTTTTTCGGGTGGCGACCCCATGTTGCAGGCGGCTTCGCTGCTGCCTTTGGCCCGGCGCATCAAGGAGGAGGCGCATAAGAACATCTGGTGCTATACGGGCTATCGGTTCGAATCCCTGTTGGAGAGGCCGGTCACCCGGGAATTGCTGGCCTATGTCGATGTTTTGGTTGACGGCCCTTTCATATTAGCCGAAAGAGACTTATCTTTGCATTTCAGGGGAAGCCGCAATCAGCGTCTTATCGATGTGCCGCGTTCCCTGAAAGAAGCACACACAATAGAATATCTGTTACAAACGCACATTCGATGA
- a CDS encoding DUF308 domain-containing protein has translation MEALFKNPIIRNLLAIALGVVVIINPQLGPNIVIMLIGAILAIPAVLAIIGYFTYKNRETPLPGYVLVESIGALIIGVWMLLQPAFFNAVVLIALGIILLLASISEIVALIRSSSLMPIPAIMYVAPILIAAAGLFMIFKPFGTANLIMTIFGISMILYGISDIIRYYKYRRQQ, from the coding sequence ATGGAAGCACTCTTCAAAAATCCCATCATTCGCAACCTGCTGGCAATCGCCTTGGGCGTAGTTGTCATCATCAATCCGCAACTAGGTCCCAACATCGTCATCATGCTCATCGGTGCCATCTTGGCTATTCCCGCCGTACTGGCGATTATCGGATATTTCACTTATAAAAATCGAGAAACCCCGCTACCGGGCTATGTCCTCGTCGAAAGCATAGGCGCCCTCATCATCGGCGTGTGGATGCTGTTGCAGCCCGCCTTCTTCAATGCCGTCGTACTTATTGCCTTAGGCATCATATTGCTCTTGGCCAGCATTTCCGAAATCGTAGCACTTATCCGTTCGAGCAGCCTCATGCCCATTCCTGCAATCATGTATGTCGCGCCAATTCTCATTGCGGCAGCCGGACTCTTCATGATATTCAAGCCATTCGGAACGGCCAATCTCATCATGACGATTTTCGGTATATCAATGATTCTATATGGTATATCCGACATAATACGTTACTACAAATACCGTCGGCAACAATAA
- a CDS encoding DNA topoisomerase 3, which translates to MKVCIAEKPSVAKDIAEVIGAKTRRDGFFEGNGYCVTWTFGHLCTLKEPHEYTPQWKQWSLWSLPMIPPRFGIKLIDDKGIEKQFSVIEHLIAKADAVINCGDAGQEGELIQRWVMQKASCKCPVYRLWISSLTEEAIREGFENLKPQEDFASLYEAGLSRAIGDWLLGMNATRLYTMKYGQRRQILSIGRVQTPTLALIVNRQHEIENFVPQPYWELKTLYRETTFSVTSGRFATIEEGEKKLAEIENHPFTITNVSRKEGKEFAPRLFDLTSLQVECNKKFAFSADETLRLIQALYEKKATTYPRVDTTYLSDDIYPKCPAILQAVASQPAYTALVGNLNLQKLPKSKKVFDNSKVTDHHAIIPTPVKPNNLTDLERKVYDLVARRFIAAFYPDCKIATTTVLGDVNGVAFKASGKEILFPGWRAVFEKENDPAEKEKEENEERVLPQFTPGESGPHTPTLSEKWTQPPKLYTEATLLRTMETAGKLVEDESLRDALKENGIGRPSTRAAIIETLLKRNYIRKEKKNLVATITGIELIGTIREELLKSAELTGIWENKLRRIERGEYKASDFLAELKTMVTQIVNDVRNDNSTRSITIEPKPEEPQPAEGKEKKEKGKKKTTAGKSKKETAGTKPLVCPLCGKGKVLKGKNAYGCSEWQSGCTFRLSFDVCPGDAGEKELRQAIAAYKKNE; encoded by the coding sequence ATGAAAGTCTGCATTGCCGAAAAGCCCAGTGTGGCCAAAGATATAGCCGAAGTCATCGGAGCCAAGACGCGACGCGACGGTTTCTTCGAGGGTAACGGCTACTGCGTGACCTGGACCTTCGGGCACCTATGCACCCTGAAAGAGCCGCACGAATATACGCCCCAATGGAAACAATGGTCGTTGTGGAGCTTGCCGATGATACCACCACGTTTCGGCATCAAGCTCATCGACGACAAAGGCATCGAGAAGCAATTCTCCGTCATTGAACATCTCATTGCGAAGGCCGACGCCGTCATCAACTGCGGCGATGCGGGACAAGAAGGAGAACTGATACAACGCTGGGTGATGCAAAAAGCCTCGTGCAAATGTCCGGTATACCGGTTGTGGATTTCGTCCCTTACCGAGGAGGCTATCCGGGAGGGTTTCGAGAACCTCAAACCGCAAGAGGACTTTGCTTCGCTCTATGAAGCCGGCCTCTCGCGGGCCATCGGCGATTGGCTGCTGGGCATGAACGCCACCCGGCTCTACACGATGAAATACGGGCAACGCCGACAGATTCTCTCCATCGGCCGCGTGCAGACCCCTACCCTGGCCCTCATCGTCAACCGACAACACGAAATCGAGAATTTCGTACCGCAACCTTACTGGGAACTGAAAACGCTCTACCGGGAAACGACCTTTTCCGTCACAAGCGGACGGTTTGCCACCATCGAAGAGGGAGAGAAAAAACTGGCCGAAATCGAAAACCACCCCTTCACCATCACCAATGTATCGCGCAAAGAGGGGAAAGAGTTTGCCCCCCGGCTCTTCGACCTTACGTCGTTGCAGGTGGAGTGCAACAAAAAATTCGCATTCTCGGCCGACGAAACGCTGCGCCTCATACAGGCCCTCTACGAGAAAAAAGCCACAACCTATCCGCGTGTCGACACCACCTACCTGAGCGACGACATCTACCCCAAGTGCCCGGCCATCTTGCAGGCGGTCGCATCGCAACCGGCATACACGGCACTGGTAGGCAACCTCAACCTGCAAAAACTGCCCAAATCGAAAAAAGTATTCGACAACAGCAAGGTTACCGACCACCACGCCATCATTCCCACGCCGGTAAAGCCCAACAACCTGACCGACTTGGAAAGGAAGGTCTATGACCTCGTCGCCCGACGATTTATCGCCGCATTCTATCCCGATTGCAAAATAGCCACCACGACGGTTTTGGGCGATGTGAACGGCGTTGCCTTTAAAGCCTCGGGCAAAGAGATTCTATTTCCCGGGTGGAGAGCGGTTTTTGAAAAAGAAAACGACCCGGCCGAAAAAGAAAAGGAGGAGAATGAAGAGAGGGTCCTGCCACAATTCACCCCCGGTGAAAGCGGGCCCCACACTCCCACCCTGAGCGAAAAATGGACTCAGCCACCCAAACTCTACACCGAGGCAACCCTGCTGCGCACCATGGAAACGGCCGGCAAACTGGTCGAAGACGAGAGCCTGCGCGACGCCTTGAAAGAGAACGGCATCGGACGCCCTTCGACCCGCGCCGCCATTATCGAGACCTTGCTCAAACGCAACTACATACGCAAAGAGAAAAAGAACCTCGTCGCCACAATCACCGGCATCGAGCTCATCGGCACGATACGCGAAGAATTATTGAAATCGGCCGAGTTGACGGGTATCTGGGAAAACAAGTTGCGCCGCATCGAACGGGGCGAATACAAAGCGTCGGACTTCTTGGCGGAACTGAAAACCATGGTCACGCAAATCGTAAACGATGTGCGCAACGACAACTCGACCCGAAGCATCACCATCGAACCGAAACCCGAAGAGCCTCAACCGGCCGAGGGGAAAGAAAAAAAAGAAAAGGGGAAGAAAAAAACGACTGCCGGCAAAAGCAAAAAAGAAACGGCAGGAACCAAGCCCCTCGTATGTCCGCTTTGCGGAAAAGGAAAGGTCCTGAAAGGGAAGAATGCCTATGGCTGTTCGGAATGGCAGTCGGGGTGCACGTTCAGACTGAGTTTCGACGTCTGCCCCGGAGATGCCGGTGAAAAAGAACTCCGCCAAGCCATTGCTGCCTACAAAAAAAACGAATAA
- a CDS encoding J domain-containing protein: MSYIDYYKILGVDKNATQEEIKKAYRKLACVYHPDLNPNDPSAKEKFQQLNEANEVLGDPEKRKKYDAYGENWKHADEFEARKKAYGSQTGAAGGDGGYWYSTDGTHFSGGFGGEGFSDFFEELFGKHDASSRTGRRSRYRGQDIQAELPLTLREAAVTHQQTFTVGGERLRITVPAGVENGQVIKLKGYGGKGADGAPDGDLYITFVVSDDPQFKRKGNDLYTDLNIDLFTAVLGGEVIVNTLNGQVKMKVAPGTQSESKMRLKGKGFPVYKEEGHAGDLIVACHVTIPTHLSPRQKELFEQLRNS, translated from the coding sequence ATGTCATATATCGATTATTACAAGATATTGGGCGTTGACAAAAATGCCACTCAGGAGGAGATAAAAAAAGCCTACCGTAAATTGGCTTGTGTGTATCACCCCGACCTGAATCCCAATGACCCATCGGCCAAGGAAAAATTCCAGCAACTGAACGAGGCCAATGAGGTATTGGGGGATCCTGAGAAGCGGAAAAAATACGATGCTTACGGTGAAAACTGGAAACATGCCGATGAGTTCGAGGCTCGGAAGAAAGCCTATGGTTCCCAGACTGGCGCTGCGGGCGGCGATGGCGGGTATTGGTATTCGACCGACGGGACGCACTTCTCGGGGGGATTCGGTGGAGAAGGTTTCTCCGACTTTTTTGAAGAGCTTTTTGGAAAACACGATGCCTCTTCGAGAACAGGTCGCCGCAGCCGGTATCGTGGACAGGATATTCAGGCCGAGCTGCCTCTGACCTTGCGTGAAGCGGCCGTGACCCACCAGCAGACTTTTACCGTGGGCGGTGAGAGGTTGAGAATCACGGTCCCGGCCGGAGTAGAGAACGGTCAGGTCATCAAACTCAAAGGTTATGGAGGTAAAGGTGCCGACGGAGCTCCCGACGGAGACCTCTACATTACCTTTGTCGTTTCCGATGATCCTCAGTTCAAGCGCAAAGGCAATGACCTTTATACCGATCTCAACATCGACCTCTTTACGGCCGTGCTGGGTGGTGAGGTGATCGTTAACACCCTGAACGGACAAGTGAAGATGAAAGTCGCTCCCGGAACACAGAGCGAAAGCAAGATGCGACTCAAAGGAAAAGGATTCCCCGTCTATAAGGAAGAGGGACACGCGGGCGACCTGATTGTTGCTTGTCATGTAACCATTCCTACCCATCTTTCGCCACGGCAGAAAGAGCTTTTCGAACAGTTACGGAATAGTTGA
- a CDS encoding rhamnogalacturonan lyase, translated as MKRKCARVVLSLVLLIGYPVISRAFVPEKLDRGLVAVKTSEGVFISWRYLSTDSDSTLFELYRDGEKIGDAPFVLTNYLDADGCDTSHYVVKTFCGGKELESSQPVTPWQQPYLRIHLDRSEGGVTPPFHAINRGRDLNRPDGERYRYIPGDCSVGDVDGDGQYEIVLRWDPTNARDNSFRGYTGEVYLDCYKLDGTRLWRINLGKNIRAGAHYTQFMVYDLDGDGRSEVACKTAPGTVDGVGAYVLLEGDDPQADYRTPTGDQVVGTIMDGPEYLTVFDGETGAALSTVPYQPGRDITRKWGDDKANRSERYLACVACLDGVHPSLVMCRGYYTNAYLAAYDFDGTQLKLRWFHRSERKGKGLYGEGAHSLSVADVDGDGRDEIIYGAAVLDHDGTVLHRTGLEHGDALHVSDLMPDRPGLEIFMIHEEAGGADVRDARTGEILFREDDDKDTGRGVAADIDPRYRGFEFWSLASSNIYSTDGFKVIARGRIPVNFRIYWDGDLCDELLDGTRISKWIPEKNRCETYVDFRELQPVSSCNGSKKTPSISADILGDWREEVILWDRTTASDLVLFTTTAPTSYRIPTLMHDPVYRMSIVWQNVAYNQPPHLGFYLPDRYGR; from the coding sequence ATGAAAAGAAAATGTGCAAGGGTGGTTTTGTCGCTCGTCCTGTTGATAGGCTACCCGGTAATTTCCCGAGCCTTTGTGCCCGAAAAACTCGATCGCGGCCTGGTTGCCGTGAAAACTTCCGAAGGAGTTTTTATCAGTTGGCGCTATCTTTCGACCGATAGCGACAGCACCCTTTTTGAACTCTATCGCGACGGAGAAAAGATAGGTGATGCACCTTTTGTCTTGACCAATTATCTCGATGCCGACGGGTGCGATACTTCGCATTATGTCGTGAAGACGTTTTGCGGCGGCAAGGAGTTGGAGTCGTCCCAACCCGTGACCCCGTGGCAACAACCCTATCTGCGCATACATCTCGACCGTTCCGAGGGAGGCGTGACACCTCCGTTCCATGCCATCAACCGCGGGCGTGACTTGAACCGTCCCGATGGCGAACGCTACCGCTATATTCCCGGCGATTGCAGCGTGGGTGATGTCGATGGTGACGGGCAATACGAAATCGTGCTCCGTTGGGATCCTACCAATGCCCGCGACAATTCGTTCCGTGGCTATACCGGTGAGGTCTATCTCGATTGTTACAAGCTCGACGGCACGCGCCTGTGGCGCATCAACTTGGGCAAGAATATTCGTGCCGGAGCGCACTATACCCAGTTCATGGTCTACGACCTTGATGGAGACGGCCGTTCTGAGGTTGCCTGCAAAACGGCTCCGGGCACGGTCGATGGTGTAGGAGCGTATGTCCTGCTCGAAGGTGATGACCCCCAGGCCGACTATCGCACGCCGACCGGCGACCAAGTGGTGGGTACAATTATGGACGGCCCCGAGTATCTTACCGTTTTCGACGGGGAAACAGGAGCCGCCCTGTCGACGGTTCCCTATCAGCCCGGGCGTGACATTACCCGTAAATGGGGCGATGACAAGGCCAATCGCAGCGAACGTTATCTCGCCTGCGTAGCCTGTCTCGACGGTGTGCACCCCAGCTTGGTAATGTGTCGCGGGTATTATACCAATGCCTACCTGGCTGCCTATGATTTTGATGGGACGCAGTTGAAACTTCGATGGTTCCACCGTTCCGAACGAAAAGGGAAAGGTCTCTATGGGGAAGGGGCGCACAGCCTCTCGGTCGCCGATGTCGACGGCGATGGCCGTGATGAAATCATTTACGGGGCGGCGGTGCTCGACCACGATGGCACGGTGCTTCACCGCACCGGTCTCGAACATGGTGATGCGTTGCATGTCTCCGACTTGATGCCCGACCGTCCCGGCCTCGAAATTTTCATGATACATGAGGAGGCGGGAGGAGCTGATGTGCGTGATGCCCGCACCGGAGAAATCCTTTTCCGCGAAGACGACGATAAAGACACCGGCCGTGGTGTCGCTGCCGATATAGACCCTCGTTATCGCGGATTTGAGTTTTGGTCGCTTGCGTCGTCGAATATCTATTCGACCGATGGCTTCAAGGTAATTGCGCGTGGCCGCATTCCGGTAAATTTCCGCATCTATTGGGACGGAGACCTCTGTGATGAGTTGCTCGACGGAACCCGCATTTCAAAATGGATTCCCGAAAAGAACCGTTGTGAGACCTATGTCGATTTTCGGGAGTTGCAACCGGTATCTTCCTGCAACGGCTCCAAGAAAACCCCTTCGATAAGCGCCGACATATTGGGCGACTGGCGCGAAGAGGTCATATTGTGGGACCGCACGACAGCCTCGGATTTGGTGCTTTTCACCACGACGGCACCGACCTCATATCGCATACCCACGCTCATGCACGACCCTGTCTATCGCATGAGCATCGTATGGCAGAATGTCGCATATAACCAACCACCGCATCTCGGGTTTTATTTGCCCGACCGTTATGGCCGGTGA
- a CDS encoding phosphoribosylglycinamide formyltransferase: MNIVVFASHGGSNLQAVVDAVAEGRIDADIKAVISNNSGAFALERARQAGIPAYHVSLKTEGDEAALSQKLLTLLAEKETDIILLLGYMRMLPVEVLKRYHNRIFNIHPALLPRYGGKGMYGIHVHEAVIASGDTVSGVTIHRVDEAYDRGEIVAQAEVPVRPGDTPDTLAARVLEREHTFLVETLGRIIGGEIHLGD, encoded by the coding sequence ATGAATATTGTCGTTTTCGCATCGCATGGGGGGTCGAACTTGCAAGCTGTCGTCGATGCCGTGGCCGAAGGTCGCATCGATGCCGATATAAAAGCGGTCATCAGTAACAATTCGGGCGCTTTTGCCCTTGAACGGGCCCGTCAGGCAGGAATCCCCGCCTATCATGTCAGTCTGAAAACCGAGGGCGATGAAGCCGCCCTGTCGCAGAAGTTGTTGACCCTTCTCGCCGAAAAAGAGACCGATATTATCTTGTTGTTGGGTTATATGCGCATGTTGCCGGTCGAGGTGTTGAAGCGTTATCACAACCGCATATTCAACATACACCCGGCACTTTTGCCGCGGTATGGAGGAAAAGGCATGTATGGCATACATGTGCATGAAGCGGTGATTGCTTCCGGCGACACGGTGTCGGGGGTTACCATACATCGGGTCGATGAGGCTTATGACCGGGGAGAGATTGTCGCACAGGCCGAGGTGCCGGTTAGGCCCGGCGATACGCCCGACACTCTTGCGGCTCGCGTTTTGGAGCGCGAACATACCTTCTTGGTCGAGACCCTTGGCCGCATAATCGGCGGAGAAATTCATTTGGGAGACTGA
- a CDS encoding diacylglycerol kinase family lipid kinase produces MARKKTLFVINPISGTHSKANIPTWIETTLDKDLFEPEIVFTQYGGHASELARQAVEKGYDMVVSVGGDGTCNEIAGSLVQTDVALGIIPVGSGNGLARHLGIPLNPLRALQIFNDAIVDNIDYCMANERPFFCTCGMGFDAWVSKKFAEDKHRGKMTYIKKAVEEYLTYKNEVYRIETADGVIQEKAFIVACGNTSQYGNNAYITPRASLHDGKIDVTIMFPLTPIDVLPMAVQLFTKWISVSPNVKTFETPALTVTREREGIMHLDGEPVEMSERIDIKCVKGGLRVFVPREELHKSVITPIQSLVFDVVDTIKHELDI; encoded by the coding sequence ATGGCGCGAAAAAAAACATTATTTGTCATAAATCCGATTTCGGGAACTCATTCCAAGGCGAATATTCCCACATGGATCGAGACGACTCTCGATAAAGACCTTTTCGAGCCGGAGATTGTCTTTACCCAATACGGCGGTCATGCCTCGGAGTTGGCGCGACAGGCCGTGGAGAAGGGGTATGATATGGTCGTTTCGGTGGGCGGTGACGGAACATGTAACGAAATAGCCGGTTCGCTTGTGCAGACCGATGTCGCGTTGGGTATCATACCCGTAGGATCGGGAAACGGGTTGGCGCGGCATTTGGGAATACCGCTCAATCCCTTGCGTGCATTGCAAATCTTCAATGATGCCATTGTCGACAACATCGACTATTGCATGGCCAACGAACGGCCATTTTTCTGCACTTGTGGCATGGGATTCGATGCTTGGGTGAGTAAAAAATTTGCCGAAGACAAGCATCGCGGCAAGATGACCTACATAAAGAAAGCTGTCGAAGAATACCTGACCTATAAGAATGAGGTTTATCGCATCGAGACGGCCGATGGCGTGATACAAGAAAAAGCCTTTATCGTTGCTTGCGGTAATACCTCTCAATATGGCAACAATGCCTATATTACTCCGCGGGCAAGTCTGCACGACGGGAAAATCGATGTGACGATTATGTTCCCCCTCACACCGATTGACGTATTGCCTATGGCTGTGCAGTTATTTACGAAATGGATTAGTGTCAGCCCGAATGTCAAGACATTTGAAACCCCTGCTTTGACCGTTACGCGTGAGCGTGAGGGTATAATGCATCTCGATGGCGAACCTGTTGAGATGTCGGAGCGCATCGATATTAAATGTGTCAAGGGCGGGTTGCGTGTGTTTGTTCCCCGAGAAGAATTACACAAGTCGGTGATTACCCCCATACAATCGTTGGTTTTCGACGTAGTCGATACCATAAAACATGAGCTCGATATTTGA
- a CDS encoding NUDIX domain-containing protein — protein MPSNPNEIFPIVDSCGHTIGQATRGECHNGSKLLHPVVHLHVFNSRGELYLQKRALDKDIQPGKWDTAVGGHIDYGEGVTDALHREAREELGITGFVPVLIGRYVFESKIEKELVNTFFTLYDGNISPDHDEVERGEFWPIEKIEASLDKEIFTPNFENEYRKILQRLLASR, from the coding sequence ATGCCATCAAATCCGAATGAAATTTTCCCGATTGTCGATTCCTGCGGCCACACCATCGGGCAAGCCACCCGGGGCGAATGCCACAACGGGAGCAAACTCCTGCACCCGGTGGTGCATCTGCATGTCTTCAACTCCCGCGGCGAACTCTATCTGCAAAAACGGGCCCTCGACAAGGACATTCAGCCGGGGAAATGGGACACGGCCGTGGGAGGACATATCGATTACGGCGAAGGGGTGACCGACGCCCTCCATCGGGAAGCCCGCGAGGAGTTGGGCATCACCGGTTTTGTCCCGGTTCTCATCGGCAGGTATGTTTTCGAGTCGAAAATCGAAAAAGAGCTGGTCAACACCTTTTTCACCCTCTACGACGGGAATATCTCGCCCGACCACGACGAGGTGGAACGGGGCGAGTTCTGGCCCATAGAAAAAATCGAAGCCTCGCTCGACAAAGAAATATTCACGCCCAACTTCGAAAATGAATATCGGAAGATTCTGCAACGCCTGCTTGCTTCTCGATAA